The Nocardioides sp. S5 genome includes a window with the following:
- a CDS encoding tRNA-dihydrouridine synthase, with translation MSAYVPGPVMVAAGCGGTGRELEPFAGPDGLAGLDFVTRSLTLDPRAGGAGPRLVEVPGGLINAVGLPNPGLEHFLATELPWLVRAGARVLVSIAGATMGEYADLARRLSRAPGVAGLEVNVGAPDEVGAGLFEVREPYHAASVIAAVRREFPSDRPVLAKLRPDVSRIVEGARSCHEAGATAVVVGNAVPAAFLDGRAGGLSGPAVGAIALRCVAEVHRSLPAVPVIACGGVRDLASARTYLAAGATAVQVGTALLHDPTTVARLRADLAAHHQEDA, from the coding sequence GTGAGCGCCTACGTCCCCGGACCGGTCATGGTCGCGGCCGGCTGCGGTGGCACCGGTCGTGAGCTCGAGCCCTTCGCAGGTCCTGACGGCCTGGCCGGTCTCGACTTCGTCACCCGCTCGCTGACGCTCGACCCGCGCGCGGGCGGCGCCGGCCCGCGTCTCGTCGAGGTCCCGGGCGGGCTGATCAACGCCGTCGGCCTGCCCAACCCCGGCCTCGAACACTTCCTGGCCACCGAGCTGCCGTGGCTGGTGCGGGCCGGCGCGCGGGTCCTGGTGTCGATCGCGGGCGCGACGATGGGGGAGTACGCCGACCTGGCGCGGCGCCTGAGCCGCGCCCCCGGGGTGGCCGGCCTCGAGGTCAACGTCGGCGCTCCGGACGAGGTCGGGGCCGGGCTCTTCGAGGTGCGCGAGCCCTACCACGCGGCCAGTGTCATCGCGGCTGTGCGACGCGAGTTCCCCTCCGACCGGCCGGTGCTCGCCAAGCTGCGGCCCGACGTCTCCCGGATCGTGGAGGGAGCGCGGTCCTGCCACGAGGCGGGCGCCACCGCCGTGGTCGTCGGCAACGCCGTGCCCGCCGCGTTCCTCGACGGACGTGCTGGCGGCCTCAGCGGCCCCGCCGTCGGGGCCATCGCGCTGCGCTGCGTCGCGGAGGTGCACCGGTCGCTGCCCGCCGTGCCCGTCATCGCCTGCGGCGGCGTACGCGACCTCGCCTCCGCCCGCACCTACCTCGCTGCAGGCGCCACCGCCGTGCAGGTCGGCACCGCCCTGCTCCA